A genomic stretch from Solanum stenotomum isolate F172 chromosome 8, ASM1918654v1, whole genome shotgun sequence includes:
- the LOC125874885 gene encoding protein NUCLEAR FUSION DEFECTIVE 4: protein MVETQGGGGDGGVEFVLHVLRGRWFSLFASFLIMSGAGATYLFGVYSQEIKNTLGYDQTTLVLLGFFKDLGANVGVLSGLIAEVSPTWFVLLVGAAMNFTGYFMIWLSVIGKISKPKVWQMCIYICLGANSQNFANTGALVTSVRNFPESRGNMIGLLKGFTGLSGAIMTQLYLAVYGNDAQSLILLIAWMPAALSLIFVYTIRQMKVVRQPNQQTVFFHCLLISIVLALFLMVTTLLEKAISFSHAAYVVAATVSCALLFSPLLVFIREELAIWRQMKQNNGGVANTIVENPPPTEIPQPQKDQVNSKTSTSSCFSKIFFEKPARGEDYTILQALLSTDMLILFVATLCGLGSSLTAVDNMGQIGGSLGYPKTTVKSFLSLLSIWNFFGRIFSGFVSESLLVRYKFPRTLMMTLVLLLSCIGLLLIAFPFPSSLYVASIIIGFSFGAQLPLLFTIISELFGLKYYSTLFNCGQLASPLGSYILNVKVTGPLYDREALKDLEKKGLTRASVKELTCIGNQCYQLPFIILACVTFFGAMASLILVARTRQFYKGDIYKKFKEQPNTPDTEMASSNTTNKTI, encoded by the coding sequence ATGGTTGAGACGCAAGGGGGTGGTGGAGATGGAGGTGTCGAGTTTGTGTTACATGTGCTTCGAGGACGATGGTTCTCACTTTTTGCCTCGTTCCTTATTATGTCTGGAGCAGGGGCTACTTACCTTTTCGGGGTATACTCCCAGGAAATAAAAAACACTCTTGGATATGATCAGACAACACTTGTTCTCTTGGGTTTCTTCAAGGATTTGGGAGCTAACGTTGGAGTTCTCTCTGGTCTAATAGCGGAGGTAAGTCCAACATGGTTCGTGCTGCTAGTTGGTGCGGCTATGAACTTTACAGGCTACTTTATGATATGGCTTTCTGTTATTGGCAAGATTTCCAAGCCAAAAGTTTGGCAAATGTGCATATACATATGCCTTGGAGCCAATTCTCAGAATTTTGCAAATACAGGAGCACTTGTAACCTCTGTTAGGAACTTCCCTGAGAGTAGAGGTAACATGATAGGTCTTTTAAAAGGATTTACAGGGCTAAGTGGAGCTATAATGACACAACTATATTTGGCTGTCTATGGAAATGATGCTCAATCTCTTATCCTCCTTATTGCCTGGATGCCAGCTGCATTATCACTCATTTTTGTTTATACCATTCGACAAATGAAAGTCGTTAGGCAACCAAATCAGCAAACTGTTTTTTTCCACTGCTTGTTAATATCAATTGTCCTCGCATTGTTTCTTATGGTCACCACACTTCTCGAGAAAGCAATATCGTTTTCTCATGCTGCATATGTTGTAGCCGCCACTGTATCTTGTGCTTTACTTTTCTCCCCTCTTTTAGTTTTCATTAGAGAGGAGTTAGCTATCTGGCGTCAAATGAAACAGAATAATGGAGGAGTTGCAAACACAATCGTCGAAAATCCACCACCAACCGAAATCCCACAGCCACAAAAAGATCAAGTCAACTCTAAGACATCAACATCttcatgtttttcaaaaatattcttcGAAAAACCAGCAAGAGGCGAAGATTATACCATCTTACAAGCACTTCTAAGTACTGATATGTTGATTCTTTTCGTGGCAACATTATGTGGACTTGGATCAAGCCTAACTGCAGTTGATAACATGGGTCAGATAGGTGGTTCTCTAGGATATCCAAAAACTACAGTGAAATCCTTCTTGTCACTTCTCAGCATATGGAATTTTTTCGGGAGAATTTTCTCAGGATTCGTGTCTGAAAGCCTGCTAGTCAGGTACAAATTTCCTCGGACACTGATGATGACATTAGTCCTTCTTCTGTCATGCATTGGCCTACTTCTAATTGCTTTTCCATTCCCCAGTTCACTATATGTGGCGTCTATAATTATCGGCTTCTCATTTGGTGCTCAATTGCCATTACTTTTCACAATAATTTCTGAGCTGTTTGGGTTAAAGTACTATTCAACATTGTTCAATTGTGGACAATTGGCTAGCCCTCTTGGCTCATACATTCTGAATGTGAAAGTTACTGGACCACTTTATGATAGAGAGGCATTGAAGGATCTAGAGAAAAAAGGTTTGACTAGAGCATCTGTCAAGGAGCTAACTTGTATTGGTAACCAATGTTATCAACTACCTTTCATTATCCTGGCTTGTGTCACATTCTTTGGAGCTATGGCCTCATTGATTTTGGTTGCAAGAACTAGACAGTTTTACAAAGGAGATATATACAAGAAGTTTAAAGAACAACCAAATACACCTGATACAGAAATGGCTTCTTCAAACACTACTAATAAGACAATCTGA